A stretch of the Sorangium aterium genome encodes the following:
- a CDS encoding SDR family NAD(P)-dependent oxidoreductase: protein MQARRCRRRAQRGTGDAVLRGMAFRKRRSPVLFSAAALVAAALARTAFRALRQLDLRGRVVVITGGSRGLGLLLAEEFGRHGARVAIAGRDAEALYRAEQRLQALGVEVHAAACDLGDRSAAEAFIDGVARAFGRIDVLVNNAGVIQVAPMQDLRVEELDEAMRSNFWSAVHATLRALPHLRRQGRAARIVNVVSIGGRVAVPHLLGYNASKFAMMGFSESVQAELTHGGARGPRVTTVIPGPMRTGSIYNATFGGSPQHEFGWFGLASSLPIATIDARRAARRVVAAAREGRAEVKLGLSSHLLSWAHGIAPQATVRLMGLINALLPPPGGGEGTTRGRDLRTPAQGSVLLRLSNEAARRNNEAPPEAAR, encoded by the coding sequence GTGCAGGCGCGTCGCTGCCGCCGGCGCGCGCAGCGTGGCACGGGCGATGCCGTCCTCCGCGGCATGGCGTTCAGGAAGCGGCGTTCTCCGGTGCTCTTCTCTGCGGCGGCCCTCGTGGCGGCCGCGCTCGCGCGGACGGCGTTCCGCGCCCTGCGGCAGCTCGATCTGCGCGGCCGGGTCGTGGTCATCACGGGCGGCTCTCGGGGCCTGGGGCTGCTGCTGGCCGAGGAGTTCGGCCGGCACGGCGCCCGGGTGGCGATCGCCGGCCGCGACGCGGAGGCGCTCTACCGGGCGGAGCAGCGGCTGCAGGCGCTCGGCGTCGAGGTGCACGCGGCGGCGTGTGATCTCGGCGACCGCTCCGCGGCCGAGGCGTTCATCGACGGCGTGGCGAGGGCGTTCGGCCGGATCGACGTGCTCGTCAACAACGCCGGCGTGATCCAGGTCGCGCCGATGCAGGACCTCCGGGTGGAGGAGCTCGACGAGGCGATGCGCTCGAACTTCTGGAGCGCGGTCCACGCGACGCTGCGCGCGCTGCCGCACCTGAGGCGGCAGGGGCGCGCGGCGCGCATCGTGAACGTGGTGTCCATCGGCGGGCGCGTCGCCGTGCCGCACCTGCTCGGGTACAACGCGTCGAAGTTCGCGATGATGGGCTTCTCGGAGAGCGTGCAGGCGGAGCTCACGCACGGCGGCGCGAGGGGCCCGCGCGTCACGACGGTGATCCCGGGGCCGATGCGCACGGGGTCGATCTACAACGCCACGTTCGGCGGCAGCCCGCAGCACGAGTTCGGCTGGTTCGGCCTGGCCTCGTCCCTGCCGATCGCGACGATCGACGCGCGGCGCGCGGCGCGGCGGGTTGTGGCGGCGGCGCGCGAGGGGCGCGCCGAGGTGAAGCTCGGGCTGTCGTCGCACCTGCTGAGCTGGGCGCACGGCATCGCGCCACAGGCGACGGTGAGGCTGATGGGCCTCATCAACGCGCTCCTTCCGCCGCCCGGCGGCGGCGAGGGCACGACGAGGGGCCGAGACCTGCGCACGCCGGCGCAGGGGTCGGTCTTGCTGCGCCTGAGCAACGAGGCCGCTCGGCGCAACAACGAGGCGCCGCCGGAAGCGGCGCGATAG
- the glmM gene encoding phosphoglucosamine mutase, with protein MPKHTKKDPREGAPSATGEPQKQAAGRKLFGTDGVRGVANQPPMTPEMALRLGRAIAFVASHGKSRQVRVVIGKDTRLSGYMLETAIASGVCAMGGRVMLSGPIPTPAVAQLTQSMRADAGVVISASHNPYQDNGIKIFGPDGYKLPDTAEEEIERLMESHELDEARVVGAAIGSAVKLDDARGRYVVFCKSTFPTALSLDGVKVVVDAAHGAAYRVAPSVFTELGANVTALGVKPNGRNINRETGALHPEHVKAEVLKRGAAIGIALDGDADRVIMVDERGEVVDGDAIMALCALRMLRTGKLPRNTIVTTVMSNLGLERALKAHSGHVVRTAVGDRYVVEAMRNGGYSFGGEQSGHLIFLDHATTGDGIVAALQVLAIMMEEDKPLSELASKAMQRVPQVLENATFATRLPLDSMQRTRVTVDRIEKTLGDKGRILVRWSGTEPKLRVMVEGEDASTIGAYALEIIEAAKQDVAGASA; from the coding sequence GTGCCGAAGCACACCAAGAAGGATCCTAGGGAGGGCGCTCCGTCGGCGACGGGCGAACCGCAGAAGCAGGCCGCAGGCCGCAAGCTCTTCGGCACCGACGGGGTGCGCGGCGTGGCGAACCAGCCGCCGATGACGCCCGAGATGGCGCTGCGGCTCGGGCGCGCGATCGCGTTCGTCGCGAGCCACGGGAAGTCGCGGCAGGTGCGGGTCGTGATCGGGAAGGACACGCGCCTGTCCGGCTACATGCTCGAGACCGCGATCGCGTCCGGCGTGTGCGCCATGGGCGGGCGCGTGATGCTGAGCGGGCCGATCCCGACGCCGGCGGTCGCGCAGCTCACGCAGAGCATGCGGGCAGACGCCGGGGTCGTGATCAGCGCGAGCCATAACCCGTATCAGGACAACGGCATCAAGATCTTCGGCCCCGACGGCTACAAGCTGCCCGACACCGCGGAGGAGGAGATCGAGCGGCTCATGGAGAGCCACGAGCTCGACGAGGCCCGGGTGGTCGGGGCGGCGATCGGCAGCGCGGTGAAGCTCGACGACGCGCGCGGTCGGTACGTCGTGTTCTGCAAGAGCACGTTCCCCACGGCGCTCTCGCTCGACGGCGTGAAGGTCGTCGTCGACGCGGCGCACGGGGCGGCGTACCGCGTGGCGCCCTCGGTGTTCACCGAGCTCGGCGCGAACGTGACGGCGCTCGGCGTGAAGCCGAACGGCCGCAACATCAACCGCGAGACCGGCGCCCTGCACCCGGAGCACGTGAAGGCCGAGGTGCTGAAGCGCGGCGCGGCCATCGGCATCGCGCTCGACGGCGACGCGGACCGGGTGATCATGGTCGACGAGCGCGGCGAGGTCGTGGACGGCGACGCGATCATGGCGCTCTGCGCGCTCCGGATGCTGCGCACCGGCAAGCTGCCGCGGAACACGATCGTGACGACGGTGATGTCGAACCTCGGGCTCGAGCGGGCGCTCAAGGCCCATAGCGGGCACGTCGTCCGCACGGCGGTCGGGGATCGCTACGTCGTCGAGGCGATGCGGAACGGCGGCTACTCGTTCGGCGGCGAGCAGTCGGGGCACCTCATCTTCCTGGATCACGCGACGACGGGCGACGGCATCGTGGCGGCGCTGCAGGTGCTCGCCATCATGATGGAGGAGGACAAGCCGCTGAGCGAGCTCGCCTCGAAGGCGATGCAGCGGGTGCCTCAGGTCCTGGAGAACGCGACGTTCGCGACGCGGCTTCCGCTCGACAGCATGCAGCGGACGCGGGTCACCGTGGATCGCATCGAGAAGACGCTGGGCGACAAGGGGCGCATCCTCGTGCGCTGGAGCGGGACGGAGCCGAAGCTCCGCGTCATGGTCGAGGGCGAGGACGCTTCGACCATCGGGGCGTACGCGCTCGAGATCATCGAGGCCGCGAAGCAGGACGTCGCTGGGGCATCGGCGTAG
- a CDS encoding ABC transporter ATP-binding protein: protein MSNAAERIVEPRDPGAAPASSVGEGAPDGELLIDVRGLLKTFQVGFLRRKAVEAVKGVSFGVRRGEIFGFLGPNGAGKTTTIKMLTGLIAPTGGEAYLFGARVPSPEARRKIGFLPENPYVYPYLTPREFVELCGRLSGMRGAALRRRAMEVLDQVKIGYAADRQVRRLSKGMLQRTGLAAALVADPEMLILDEPMSGLDPVGRKEVRDLIFAERDQGRTIFFSTHILSDVEAMCDRVAILREGQVVVSGAIRQLLRGDVLRTEVTLAGASEGLLADLGAKGFATTRRGDVVVVDVEGEARVRDVLRASLAAGAQVVEVAPRRETLEDLFMRRAL from the coding sequence ATGAGCAACGCAGCCGAGCGCATCGTCGAGCCGCGCGACCCGGGTGCCGCGCCGGCCAGCTCCGTCGGGGAAGGGGCGCCGGACGGCGAGCTGCTGATCGACGTCCGCGGCCTCCTGAAGACGTTCCAGGTGGGGTTCCTGCGCCGGAAGGCGGTCGAGGCCGTCAAGGGGGTGAGCTTCGGCGTACGGCGCGGCGAGATCTTCGGCTTCCTAGGGCCGAACGGGGCCGGCAAGACGACGACGATCAAGATGCTGACGGGCCTCATCGCCCCGACCGGCGGCGAGGCGTACCTGTTCGGCGCGCGCGTGCCGTCGCCCGAGGCGCGCCGGAAGATCGGCTTTCTTCCGGAGAACCCGTACGTCTACCCCTACCTCACCCCGCGCGAGTTCGTGGAGCTCTGCGGCCGCCTCTCCGGGATGCGCGGCGCGGCGCTGCGCAGGCGGGCGATGGAGGTGCTCGATCAGGTGAAGATCGGGTACGCCGCGGATCGTCAGGTGCGCCGGCTGTCGAAGGGGATGCTGCAGCGCACGGGGCTGGCGGCCGCGCTGGTCGCCGATCCGGAGATGCTGATCCTGGACGAGCCCATGAGCGGCCTCGATCCGGTCGGCCGCAAGGAGGTGCGCGATCTCATCTTCGCCGAGCGCGATCAGGGCCGGACGATCTTCTTCTCGACGCACATCCTGAGCGACGTCGAGGCGATGTGCGATCGCGTGGCGATCCTGCGCGAGGGCCAGGTGGTGGTGAGCGGCGCGATCCGCCAGCTGCTGCGGGGCGACGTGCTGCGCACCGAGGTCACGCTGGCGGGCGCGAGCGAAGGCCTCCTGGCCGATCTCGGCGCGAAGGGCTTCGCGACCACGCGCCGGGGCGACGTCGTGGTCGTCGATGTGGAGGGCGAGGCGCGCGTGCGCGACGTGCTGCGGGCGTCGCTCGCGGCGGGCGCGCAGGTCGTCGAGGTGGCGCCGCGCCGCGAGACGCTGGAAGACCTCTTCATGCGCCGCGCGCTGTAA
- a CDS encoding sigma-54-dependent transcriptional regulator, which translates to MASRGRILIVDDEANARAALSEILREEGYTTETAADGFKALGKLEEFAPDVVLTDLKMPGLDGIRMMEKAQLALPDATFVVMTAFGTISSAVEAVKKGAYNYLTKPLDFSVLAVVVERAVERARLLQENSRLRERLRERNAFGHVIASHPSMAKVLRLVEQVAPSRASVLIVGETGTGKELIAEMIHRASPRAKAPLVRLNCAALSESLLESELFGHERGAFTGAVGRREGRFEQASGGTLFLDEVSEIPLATQVKLLRFLQERTLERVGGNETLKVDVRILAASNRDLRQRIAEGLFREDLYYRLNVVTLEIPPLRERRSDIPELATFFLGRYAQENGKRIEGFTDEALSALTSYSFPGNVRELENAIERAAVLCDGARIELRHLPAQMSSEPTESVDAMPRVPGSTIYDLERYAILRTLEACKGSTSKAATILGISPRKIQYKLHEYSAANARGRARPGDGAPGEIPEGEEGA; encoded by the coding sequence ATGGCATCCCGGGGGCGCATCCTGATCGTCGACGACGAGGCCAACGCGCGCGCGGCGCTCTCCGAGATCCTCCGCGAGGAGGGGTACACGACCGAGACCGCGGCCGACGGCTTCAAGGCGCTCGGCAAGCTCGAGGAGTTCGCGCCCGACGTGGTCCTGACCGATCTGAAGATGCCCGGGCTCGACGGCATCCGGATGATGGAGAAGGCGCAGCTCGCGCTGCCGGACGCGACCTTCGTCGTGATGACGGCGTTCGGCACCATCTCGAGCGCGGTCGAGGCGGTGAAGAAGGGCGCGTACAACTACCTGACGAAGCCGCTCGATTTCTCGGTGCTCGCGGTCGTGGTCGAGCGCGCGGTGGAGCGGGCGCGGCTGCTCCAGGAGAACTCGCGGCTGCGCGAGCGGCTGCGCGAGCGCAACGCGTTCGGGCACGTGATCGCGAGCCACCCGAGCATGGCGAAGGTCCTCCGGCTGGTCGAGCAGGTGGCCCCGAGCCGCGCGAGCGTGCTGATCGTGGGCGAGACGGGCACGGGCAAGGAGCTCATCGCCGAGATGATCCACCGCGCCAGCCCGCGGGCGAAGGCGCCGCTCGTCCGGCTGAACTGCGCCGCGCTGAGCGAGTCGCTCCTCGAGAGCGAGCTGTTCGGCCACGAGCGCGGGGCCTTCACGGGCGCCGTCGGCCGCCGCGAGGGCCGCTTCGAGCAGGCGAGCGGCGGCACCCTGTTCCTGGACGAGGTGAGCGAGATCCCGCTCGCCACGCAGGTGAAGCTCCTGCGCTTCCTGCAGGAGCGGACGCTCGAGCGGGTGGGCGGCAACGAGACGCTCAAGGTCGACGTGCGGATCCTCGCCGCGTCGAACCGCGATCTGCGCCAGCGCATCGCCGAGGGTCTGTTCCGCGAGGACCTCTATTACCGGCTCAACGTCGTCACCCTGGAGATCCCGCCGCTCCGCGAGCGCCGGAGCGACATCCCCGAGCTCGCGACGTTCTTCCTCGGCCGCTATGCGCAGGAGAACGGCAAGCGGATCGAGGGCTTCACCGACGAGGCGCTGTCGGCGCTGACGTCCTACTCGTTCCCCGGCAACGTCCGCGAGCTGGAGAACGCGATCGAGCGGGCGGCGGTGCTCTGCGACGGCGCGCGAATCGAGCTCCGGCACCTGCCGGCGCAGATGTCGTCCGAGCCGACCGAGTCCGTCGACGCGATGCCGCGCGTCCCCGGGAGCACCATCTACGACCTGGAGCGCTACGCGATCCTGCGCACGCTCGAGGCGTGCAAGGGCTCGACCTCGAAGGCGGCGACGATCCTCGGGATCAGCCCGCGCAAGATCCAGTACAAGCTGCACGAGTACAGCGCGGCGAACGCGCGTGGCCGGGCGCGGCCGGGGGACGGCGCGCCCGGCGAGATCCCCGAGGGGGAGGAGGGCGCATGA